A window of Gasterosteus aculeatus chromosome 9, fGasAcu3.hap1.1, whole genome shotgun sequence contains these coding sequences:
- the ednraa gene encoding endothelin receptor type Aa has translation MRSIMGNPAVHMLLLMACMAARGMCQINRAEADEDSLPGSLVHSTLQPTGFHSTGSTSRAPGLRPGVEAQSSGWGNDSVVKRPMRPPRCLVTTSISGYFKYINTMISVVVFVVGLVGNATLLRIIYHNKCMRNGPNALIASLALGDLLYIITGIPINVFKLLASRWPFEATAFGLFLCKSLPFLQKASVGITVLNLCALSVDRYRAVASWSRVQGVGIPLLTLTEIVSIWLLSLFLAVPEAIGFDMVDFHRGNQTIRTCMLKPKGGFMEFYRDAKDWWLFGFYFCVPLTCTAVFYTLMTCEMLNRRNGSLRIALSEHLKQRREVARAVFCLVLIFALCWFPMHLSRILKKMVYYPQDNKRCELLNFLLVLDYLSINLVTINSCINPIILYFVSKKFKNCFKSCLCCWCYSDNQLSSIGPMNGTSIQCKSPEPNNVHTDRSIRKDSD, from the exons ATGCGTTCCATAATGGGCAACCCGGCTGTACATATGTTGCTGCTAATGGCCTGTATGGCAGCCAGAGGAATGTGCCAGATAAACAGAGCTGAAGCAGATGAGGATTCTCTCCCAGGCTCTCTCGTCCACTCCACCCTGCAGCCTACAGGTTTCCACAGCACCGGCAGTACCAGCAGGGCGCCCGGCCTCCGCCCGGGGGTCGAGGCACAATCTTCGGGGTGGGGAAACGACAGCGTCGTGAAGAGGCCGATGCGGCCTCCGCGGTGCCTCGTGACCACCTCGATTAGCGGCTACTTTAAGTACATCAACACCATGATTTCCGTTGTCGTGTTTGTCGTCGGCCTGGTCGGCAACGCCACCCTGCTGAGGATTATATACCACAACAAGTGCATGAGGAACGGGCCAAATGCCCTCATTGCCAGCCTGGCATTGGGGGACCTCCTCTACATAATCACGGGTATACCCATCAATGTATTCAAG CTGCTGGCGTCGCGCTGGCCTTTCGAAGCCACCGCGTTTGGCCTGTTTCTGTGCAAGTCGCTGCCCTTCCTGCAGAAAGCTTCTGTGGGCATCACGGTTCTCAACCTGTGCGCGCTCAGCGTGGACAG GTACAGAGCCGTGGCGTCCTGGAGCAGAGTGCAGGGGGTGGGCATCCCTCTGCTCACGCTCACGGAGATCGTGTCAATTTGGCTGCTGTCTCTCTTCCTGGCCGTGCCGGAGGCCATCGGGTTCGACATGGTCGACTTTCACCGCGGGAACCAAACCATACGCACCTGCATGCTAAAGCCCAAGGGTGGCTTCATGGAG TTCTACAGGGATGCAAAAGACTGGTGGTTGTTCGGCTTCTACTTTTGCGTACCGCTCACCTGCACCGCCGTATTCTACACTCTGATGACCTGCGAGATGCTGAACCGCAGGAACGGCAGCCTACGGATCGCCCTCAGTGAGCACCTCAAACAG aggagggaggtggccagAGCCGTTTTCTGCCTCGTCCTTATCTTTGCCCTCTGCTGGTTCCCGATGCACCTCAGCAGGATCCTTAAGAAGATGGTTTACTATCCGCAGGATAACAAGCGCTGTGAGCTGTTGAA TTTCCTGTTGGTCCTGGATTACCTGAGTATCAACCTTGTAACAATCAACTCCTGCATAAACCCCATCATCCTCTACTTTGTCAGCAAAAAGTTTAAGAACTGCTTCAAG TCgtgtttgtgctgctggtgTTACTCCGACAACCAGCTGAGCAGCATCGGACCCATGAATGGCACCAGTATCCAGTGTAAAAGCCCCGAGCCCAACAACGTCCACACTGATCGCAGCATCAGGAAGGACAGCGActga
- the tmem184c gene encoding transmembrane protein 184C, with translation MPCSCGNWRRWIRPLVVVLYILLLLVVLPLCIWDMQKSGVGTHNKAWFIAGIFVFMTMPISLWGILQHLVHYTQPELQKPIIRILWMVPIYSLDSWIALKYPKIAIYVDTCRECYEAYVIYNFMTFLLNYLENQYPSLVSMLESQEQQRHLPPLCCCPPWPMGEVLLLRCKLGVLQYTVVRPVTTVIALICELCGVYDEGNFSSTNAWTYLVIFNNISQLFAMYCLVLFYRALREELSPIKPVGKFLCVKMVVFVSFWQAAFIALLVKVGIISEARTWEWESVEAVATGLQDFIICVEMFLAAIAHHFSFTYKPYIQEAEEGSCFDSFMAMWDVSDVRADISEQVRNVGRTVLGRPRKSYFGEDPGDGERSGLLSSGSQDAVTEAASNPVSPNGQYQGLGRTLTPHSASAPAGLSSAPWDEGPEAGLEETPEEGRSSPGEEPTEADLIVIT, from the exons ATGCCTTGCTCATGCGGCAACTGGAGAAGATGGATTCGGCCTCTGGTCGTCGTGCTTTACATTTTGTTGCTGCTAGTCGTTCTGCCTCTGTGCATATGGGACATGCAAAAGTCAGGG GTCGGCACTCATAATAAAGCATGGTTCATCGCCGGGATATTTGTGTTCATGACTATGCCCATATCGTTATGGGGCATCCTCCAGCACCTGGTTCACTACACCCAGCCAGAGCTTCAGAAACCCATCATCCG GATATTATGGATGGTTCCGATCTACAGCTTGGACAGT TGGATCGCCTTAAAATATCCAAAGATAGCGATTTACGTGGACACGTGCAGAGAGTGCTACGAGGCCTACGTCATCTACAACTTCATGACCTTCCTGCTGAACTACCTGGAGAATCAGTACCCCAGCTTGGTGTCCATGCTGGAGTCCCAGGAGCAGCAGAGACATCTGCCCCCTCTTTGCTGCTGCCCGCCCTGGCCCATGGGAGA GGTTTTGCTGCTGAGATGCAAACTGGGAGTGTTGCAGTACACAGTTGTTCGACCCGTCACAACAGTGATCGCTTT GATCTGTGAGCTTTGTGGAGTCTACGATGAAGGCAATTTCAGTTCAACAAATGCATGGACGTACCTGGTCATCTTCAACAATATTTCACAACTG TTTGCCATGTACTGCCTGGTGCTGTTCTACAGAGCTCTGCGAGAAGAACTGAGTCCGATCAAGCCGGTGGGCAAATTCCTGTGCGTCAAAATGGTGGTGTTCGTCTCGTTCTG GCAAGCGGCGTTCATCGCGCTGCTGGTGAAAGTGGGCATTATCTCAGAGGCGCGTACGTGGGAGTGGGAGAGCGTGGAGGCCGTGGCCACGGGCTTGCAG GATTTTATCATCTGTGTGGAGATGTTCCTGGCAGCCATCGCTCATCACTTCAGCTTCACCTACAAGCCTTACAtccaggaggccgaggagggtTCTTGCTTCGACTCTTTCATGGCGATGTGGGACGTGTCTGATGTCAGAGCGGACATCTCTGAACAAGTCCGCAATGTTG GGAGGACGGTTTTGGGTCGGCCAAGGAAGTCGTACTTCGGTGAGGATCCGGGCGACGGCGAGCGATCTGGCCTGCTCTCTTCGGGCTCCCAGGACGCCGTTACGGAGGCGGCGTCCAACCCCGTGTCCCCCAATGGTCAGTACCAGGGCCTGGGCAGGACCCTCACACCGCACTCTGCGTCGGCGCCGGCCGGGCTCAGCTCGGCGCCGTGGGATGAGGGACCCGAGGCTGGACTGGAGGAAACCCcggaggagggaaggagcagCCCCGGCGAAGAACCGACGGAAGCAGACCTCATCGTGATCACCTAG